CCTCCGCCGAGCGCTCCAGGGCGAAGGCCCGGGCCTGGAGGCTGAAGCGCCGTCGCTTCTCCTCGTCCTTGAGGAGCTCCAAGGCCCTTGCCGCCAGGGCGAGGTGGTCCTTGGGGGGCACCAGGTACCCCGTCTTCCCGTCCAGGACCCCCTCCACCACCCCCTCCGCCCCCACGGCCACCACCGGCACCCCCATGGCCTGGGCCTCCCAGACCACGAGCCCCTGGGTCTCCGTCTCGCTGGCGAAGAGAAAAAGCTCGGCCATGCGGTAGTAGCCCCCGATGCGGCGGTAGGGCACCGGGCCCAGGAAGCGCACCCGTTCGGCGAGGCCAAGCCCCCGGGCCAGGGCCTCGAGGTGGGGGAGTTCGGGGCCTTCCCCGATGTGGACCAGGAAGACGTCCTCCTCCTCGGCGATCCTGGCCACCGCCCTCAGGACCACGTCAAAGCTCTTCTCCTTCCCCAGGCGGCCCACGGTGATGAGGCGCCTTTTCCCTTCGGGCCAGGGGGAGGGGGAGGGAAGGGGGGCTTCCTCCAGGAGGCGGTTGTCAATCCCCGTGGGGATGACCCGGATAGGCCTTTCTATCCCGTAGCTTTCCGCCAGGCGCCGCACCGGTTCCGTGGGCGTGATGACCACCTCCACCCGGTTGTAAAAGGCCTTGGCCAGGCGGGGAACGATGCCTGTGTACCGGTCAAGGAAGGCCAGCCCGGGAACGTAGTGGGCATACTTTTCATAGTGGGTGTGAAAGGTGGAAACGTGGGGGAGCTCCTTGTTCCGGGCAAGCCGCAGGCCCCAGACCCCCAGGGTGAGGGGGGTGTGGGTGTGGATAAGCTCAAACTCGGTGGGTAGGTACCGGGCTGCAGGGAGGGCGATCTGCTGCCCCTCGTAGAAGGGGTAGGCCACGGAGGGCACCCGGACCACCCCCTCCTCGTTCTCCGGGGCCTCGGGGTGGGCTGGGGCGATGACCCAGGCCTCGTGCCCCATGCGCCTTAGC
The sequence above is drawn from the Thermus islandicus DSM 21543 genome and encodes:
- a CDS encoding glycosyltransferase family 4 protein, whose amino-acid sequence is MRLYRVGLFTDVYFPNPNGVTTSVYLLLRELRRMGHEAWVIAPAHPEAPENEEGVVRVPSVAYPFYEGQQIALPAARYLPTEFELIHTHTPLTLGVWGLRLARNKELPHVSTFHTHYEKYAHYVPGLAFLDRYTGIVPRLAKAFYNRVEVVITPTEPVRRLAESYGIERPIRVIPTGIDNRLLEEAPLPSPSPWPEGKRRLITVGRLGKEKSFDVVLRAVARIAEEEDVFLVHIGEGPELPHLEALARGLGLAERVRFLGPVPYRRIGGYYRMAELFLFASETETQGLVVWEAQAMGVPVVAVGAEGVVEGVLDGKTGYLVPPKDHLALAARALELLKDEEKRRRFSLQARAFALERSAEAIAERIVAVYDEASEILRTEPRRLIFPFPRLPRSSLEDRPGGF